The proteins below are encoded in one region of Prevotella melaninogenica ATCC 25845:
- a CDS encoding M16 family metallopeptidase yields the protein MTRYQTAVLENGLRIITLPTTSPVVYCGYQLNVGTANELPDEEGIAHFCEHVTFKGTTRRTAIDVIQCLEQVGGDLNAFTTKTDTVYYSAILKDHLPRAIDLLTDIVFHSIYPQKEINKEVEVICDEIESYNDSPAELIYDEFENIIFRGHPLGHSILGTAERVRKFTTEDALRFTQKHYQPMNSVFFAYGDVDFDNLLSLLEKENHSKVRIKGETEKPIETPLPALSEYQPQTVKIDKHTHQAHVMIGNRAYSIHDKRRMALYLLNNILGGPGMSARLNLALRERRGLVYTVESSMVSYSLTGIWSIYFGCDADDLDECMRLVRAELDHFIDIPLTDDELSIAKQQIKGQIGIACDNRENLALDFGKGFLHYGWKKDISALYRNIDATTAEEVQAVARELFPEERLTKLIYI from the coding sequence ATGACAAGATATCAGACTGCAGTCTTAGAGAATGGACTGCGCATCATTACCCTTCCAACGACCTCACCAGTGGTCTATTGTGGGTATCAACTCAACGTCGGGACAGCTAACGAGCTACCTGACGAGGAGGGTATTGCTCATTTCTGCGAGCATGTTACCTTCAAAGGTACTACTCGCCGAACAGCAATTGATGTTATTCAATGTCTTGAGCAAGTAGGAGGCGATCTCAATGCTTTCACCACCAAGACCGATACGGTTTATTATTCAGCTATTCTGAAGGACCATCTTCCCCGAGCGATAGACCTACTGACAGATATTGTTTTTCACAGTATCTATCCACAAAAAGAGATTAACAAGGAGGTAGAAGTTATTTGCGATGAAATCGAGTCTTATAACGATAGTCCAGCAGAGTTGATATATGATGAGTTTGAAAATATCATCTTCCGTGGACATCCTTTAGGACATAGTATCCTTGGTACGGCAGAGCGTGTCAGGAAGTTTACTACCGAGGATGCACTTCGTTTCACTCAGAAGCACTACCAACCGATGAATTCGGTGTTTTTTGCCTATGGTGATGTGGATTTTGATAATCTACTTAGCCTTTTAGAGAAGGAAAATCACTCGAAAGTAAGAATAAAGGGTGAAACTGAAAAGCCAATAGAAACGCCGCTTCCTGCATTGAGTGAATATCAGCCACAGACAGTTAAGATAGATAAGCATACTCACCAAGCCCACGTGATGATTGGTAATCGTGCCTATAGCATACATGATAAAAGACGTATGGCACTTTATCTACTTAATAACATCTTAGGTGGACCTGGTATGAGTGCCCGGTTGAATCTTGCACTTCGTGAACGTCGCGGACTCGTTTATACGGTAGAAAGCTCTATGGTGAGCTATTCTTTAACAGGTATTTGGAGCATTTACTTTGGCTGCGACGCAGATGATTTGGACGAATGTATGCGCCTTGTACGTGCAGAACTTGACCATTTCATCGACATTCCATTAACAGATGACGAGTTGTCTATAGCTAAACAGCAGATTAAAGGACAGATAGGCATAGCTTGTGACAACCGAGAGAACCTTGCTTTAGACTTCGGTAAAGGTTTTCTCCACTATGGTTGGAAGAAAGATATATCAGCACTTTATCGCAATATTGACGCTACCACTGCTGAAGAGGTGCAAGCTGTTGCACGCGAACTCTTCCCAGAAGAACGACTTACAAAACTGATTTATATATAA